A window of the Wolbachia endosymbiont (group A) of Pogonocherus hispidulus genome harbors these coding sequences:
- a CDS encoding ankyrin repeat domain-containing protein yields the protein MVGYQASKELNETLLNILDDLESDSNLLNNPGNIQHIMFLLEAGADRDTQNRHGKTLSHYLDKRLSDILNQLASNSNLLNDSNNTQHIRFLLEAGADPNTKGQDGKTLSDYLNEKLFNILNELAIDRSLLDDSNFTQHIMFLLQAGADPNTKGQDGKTLSDYLNEKLCDILDRLASNSNLLNNYAYHIKSLLEAGADPNTRNQDKRTLLHYAAKNNCLQAIELLLKKGADKNMQDQDGKTPFEYVTEHDCLQAIENWRYGSDNFRKNEGNATDEGYGSGDDNQTVPTKDKGNLTNNSSNYPNKHNDDPRHSSGDDNKTISTEPSDCDRKDEDSSCSSSDYLFLEDSLSMKLKIPLTTSEKELIDEFCEKIRGITAQNKQEPEENILESIEKIVKEYLKEGIRLNSSCSNDNENDNEKGDKETVTSLIFKEMEGVISQLRVNPRSSTAMLNTHDYTDESDGDEYKADEYKTSDIIIKRITSNLLLKGGMGKKFFSGDTELTNKHYDFDYLNGLNKQYKDRKEELKSIACEGIVGRDGQAKKGKLEVVEIDNQYFYMKYSQDSIIEPMKIFNKAEALKDKALNLKVGILQIGESIVRVEGTKDGKRNYTDVLKGSIKMSFTTEVGEISIYLSPSKKDGNKIEVEIDDESEARLNKLKAEKKSLGENCLLGEKSVLEAIEAKGFKKNGNVPTESIEITKDVPFTDFTQACSQQIDTSVKGR from the coding sequence ATGGTGGGGTACCAAGCAAGCAAGGAATTAAATGAAACTTTACTTAACATTTTAGATGATTTAGAAAGCGATAGCAATCTATTAAATAATCCCGGTAATATTCAACATATAATGTTTCTTCTAGAAGCAGGAGCTGATCGAGATACACAAAACCGACATGGAAAAACTCTGTCACATTACTTAGATAAAAGATTATCTGATATTTTAAATCAGTTAGCAAGCAATAGCAATCTATTAAATGATTCCAATAATACTCAACATATAAGGTTTCTTCTAGAAGCAGGAGCTGATCCAAATACAAAAGGCCAAGATGGAAAAACTCTGTCAGATTACTTAAATGAAAAATTATTTAACATTTTAAATGAGTTAGCAATCGATAGAAGTCTATTAGATGATTCCAATTTTACTCAACATATAATGTTTCTTCTACAAGCAGGAGCTGATCCAAATACAAAAGGCCAAGATGGAAAAACTCTGTCAGATTACTTAAATGAAAAATTATGTGACATTTTAGATCGGTTAGCAAGCAATAGCAATCTATTAAATAATTATGCTTACCATATAAAGTCTCTTCTAGAAGCAGGAGCTGATCCAAATACACGGAACCAAGATAAAAGAACTCTGTTACATTATGCTGCTAAAAATAACTGCCTTCAAGCTATAGAGCTTCTTTTAAAAAAAGGAGCTGATAAAAATATGCAAGATCAAGATGGAAAGACTCCATTTGAATATGTTACTGAACATGACTGCCTTCAAGCTATTGAGAATTGGAGATATGGTTCAGATAATTTTCGTAAAAATGAAGGGAATGCGACAGATGAAGGTTATGGCTCCGGTGACGATAATCAAACAGTTCCTACTAAAGATAAAGGGAATTTGACAAATAACTCTAGTAATTACCCTAACAAGCACAATGATGATCCAAGGCATAGCTCCGGTGACGATAATAAAACAATTTCTACTGAACCGAGTGATTGTGACCGAAAAGATGAGGATTCGAGCTGTAGTTCAAGTGATTATCTTTTTCTAGAAGACTCACTTTCGATGAAGCTAAAAATACCATTAACTACAAGTGAAAAGGAGCTAATTGATGAGTTTTGTGAGAAGATAAGAGGTATAACAGCACAAAATAAACAAGAACCTGAAGAAAATATTCTAGAAAGTATTGAGAAAATAGTAAAGGAGTACTTGAAGGAAGGAATAAGGTTAAATTCAAGTTGTAGTAATGATAATGAAAATGACAATGAAAAAGGTGATAAAGAAACTGTAACAAGTTTAATATTTAAAGAAATGGAAGGAGTTATTAGTCAGCTTCGTGTGAATCCACGTTCTTCAACCGCAATGCTTAATACACATGATTATACCGATGAAAGTGATGGCGACGAATATAAAGCTGACGAATATAAAACTTCAGACATCATCATAAAAAGGATCACAAGTAATTTGTTGTTAAAAGGTGGAATGGGAAAAAAATTTTTCTCCGGTGATACCGAGCTTACAAATAAACATTATGACTTTGATTATTTAAATGGTCTCAATAAGCAATATAAGGATAGGAAAGAAGAGCTAAAGAGTATAGCATGTGAAGGTATCGTAGGCAGAGATGGGCAAGCTAAAAAGGGGAAGCTAGAGGTAGTGGAGATAGATAATCAATATTTTTATATGAAATATTCACAAGATAGTATTATTGAGCCTATGAAAATCTTTAACAAAGCTGAAGCTTTAAAAGATAAAGCTTTAAATTTAAAAGTCGGCATACTTCAAATTGGGGAGAGTATAGTAAGAGTTGAAGGTACAAAAGATGGAAAAAGAAATTACACAGATGTCTTAAAAGGTAGCATTAAAATGTCTTTTACCACTGAGGTAGGAGAGATTAGTATTTATCTAAGTCCTAGTAAGAAAGATGGTAATAAAATAGAAGTAGAAATTGATGATGAGAGCGAAGCAAGGCTTAACAAGTTAAAAGCTGAGAAAAAAAGTTTAGGAGAAAACTGTCTTTTGGGAGAAAAAAGTGTTCTGGAAGCTATAGAAGCTAAAGGTTTTAAGAAAAATGGTAATGTACCTACAGAGTCAATCGAGATTACTAAGGATGTTCCATTTACTGATTTTACGCAAGCTTGTTCGCAGCAAATTGACACAAGTGTTAAAGGCAGATAG
- the uvrB gene encoding excinuclease ABC subunit UvrB, translating to MKFQITTHFQPAGDQPQAIDSLIAGLNSNKRDQVLLGVTGSGKTFTMANVIARTNRPALIMAHNKTLAAQLYEEMKGLFPNNAVGYFISYYDYYQPEAYLPQTDTYIEKDSAINDRIDMLRYSAVCSLLERRDTIVVASVSCIYGLGSPESYRSMTISLSVGDKIHVNDFLSNLADLQYKRSDTKFERGYFRVRGDIIDIFPAYYENKAWRLSLLGDEIEEISEIDAITSNITKSLNTITIFPNSYHITSRETLLQTVELIKKELHERLDYYYLQNKIVEAKRLEQRTNFDIEMMKTTGICKGIENYSRYLYGMEAGDPPPTLFEYLPKDVILFVDESHVTVPQIGAMYSGNEARKKKLIDYGFRLPSAFDNRPLKFEEWEEVKPQTIYISATPGKYELAQTNNVFIEQVIRPTGLTDPICIVKPIESQIDDVIHEAQVTIGKGFCVLITTLTKKMAENLAEYMSELNMRVSYLHSDIGALERIEIICKLRSKEIDVLVGVNLLREGLDIPECGLVAILDADKEGFLRSETSLIQTIGRAARNAEGRVILYADKITGSLDRALRETERRRKKQEEHNILHNIVPKTIIKPISNTLQEKVVAEAKVNTNKDDLRKQMIEHAENLEFEEAAKIKKLL from the coding sequence ATGAAATTTCAAATCACTACACATTTTCAACCCGCTGGAGATCAGCCGCAGGCAATCGATAGTTTAATTGCGGGGCTAAATAGCAATAAAAGAGACCAAGTTTTACTTGGGGTTACTGGTTCTGGGAAAACTTTCACTATGGCAAATGTTATAGCAAGGACAAACAGACCTGCGCTGATCATGGCACACAATAAAACCTTAGCAGCACAACTTTATGAGGAAATGAAAGGATTATTTCCCAATAATGCTGTTGGATACTTCATTTCTTATTATGATTACTATCAGCCCGAAGCTTATTTGCCGCAAACTGATACTTATATCGAAAAAGACTCTGCAATCAACGACAGAATTGACATGCTGCGTTATTCTGCCGTCTGCTCCCTCTTGGAGCGCAGGGACACGATCGTAGTTGCCAGTGTTTCTTGCATATACGGTCTTGGTTCGCCTGAAAGCTACCGCAGCATGACTATATCTTTAAGTGTTGGAGATAAAATTCATGTTAATGATTTCTTGAGTAACTTAGCTGATCTCCAATACAAGCGCTCTGATACCAAGTTTGAGAGAGGATATTTCAGAGTGCGTGGCGATATTATCGATATATTTCCTGCCTATTATGAAAATAAAGCTTGGCGTTTATCGCTGCTTGGTGATGAAATAGAAGAAATTTCTGAAATTGATGCTATAACGAGTAATATTACCAAAAGCCTAAATACAATCACCATTTTTCCAAACAGCTATCACATTACATCACGTGAGACTCTGTTGCAGACGGTTGAGCTAATCAAAAAAGAGCTGCATGAACGCTTGGATTATTACTACTTGCAAAACAAGATTGTTGAAGCAAAGCGCCTCGAGCAACGCACTAATTTTGATATTGAAATGATGAAAACAACAGGAATATGTAAAGGTATTGAAAATTATTCGCGTTATCTCTATGGAATGGAAGCTGGGGATCCACCGCCTACTTTGTTTGAATATTTACCCAAAGACGTAATTTTATTTGTTGATGAGAGTCATGTCACCGTTCCTCAGATTGGTGCAATGTACAGTGGTAATGAGGCGCGTAAAAAGAAATTGATTGACTATGGCTTCAGGCTCCCTTCCGCTTTTGATAATCGTCCATTAAAATTTGAAGAATGGGAGGAAGTTAAGCCGCAGACTATTTACATTTCAGCTACTCCCGGAAAGTATGAGTTAGCACAAACCAATAACGTATTTATAGAGCAAGTTATTCGTCCAACAGGGCTTACAGACCCAATCTGCATTGTGAAACCAATAGAGAGTCAAATTGATGATGTAATTCATGAGGCACAAGTGACAATAGGAAAGGGATTTTGTGTTTTAATCACTACACTGACAAAAAAAATGGCTGAAAATTTAGCTGAATATATGAGTGAATTAAATATGAGAGTGAGTTATTTGCATTCGGATATTGGTGCGCTGGAGAGAATAGAAATTATATGTAAATTAAGATCTAAAGAAATTGACGTTTTAGTAGGTGTTAACTTGCTTAGGGAAGGTCTTGATATTCCAGAGTGTGGTTTGGTTGCAATTTTAGATGCTGATAAAGAAGGATTTTTGCGATCAGAAACATCGCTCATTCAAACGATCGGTCGTGCTGCGCGTAATGCTGAAGGTAGAGTAATTTTGTATGCAGATAAAATCACTGGTTCTTTAGATCGTGCATTAAGAGAGACCGAAAGAAGAAGAAAAAAACAAGAAGAACATAATATATTGCACAATATTGTCCCGAAGACTATAATAAAACCTATATCGAATACTTTGCAAGAAAAAGTAGTGGCAGAGGCAAAAGTGAACACTAATAAGGATGATTTGAGAAAGCAAATGATAGAGCATGCTGAAAATTTAGAGTTTGAAGAAGCAGCAAAAATAAAAAAATTATTGTAA